From Acidimicrobiales bacterium, one genomic window encodes:
- a CDS encoding transglycosylase family protein, protein MLTIVSLMAPAGALTPLAQTDVAAFTSRAEAWTDARDEYRDTAHEQALELAETARQAELDRVAAEEAERIAEAERRAAEEIARTSTTTSPPTTTTAAPTTTAAPTTTAPSTVAAAPATGAPTAAQMAALRQCEASGNYGAVSVNGRYRGAYQFSQATWDWIAGISGSPLVGIDPAAASPGDQDAMALALWHQRGWSPWPICGAQAAAS, encoded by the coding sequence ATGCTCACGATCGTCTCGCTGATGGCACCGGCCGGCGCGCTCACGCCGTTGGCCCAGACCGACGTCGCCGCGTTCACCAGCCGCGCCGAGGCCTGGACCGACGCTCGCGACGAGTACCGCGACACCGCGCACGAGCAGGCGTTGGAGTTGGCCGAGACGGCCCGCCAGGCGGAACTCGACCGCGTCGCGGCCGAGGAAGCCGAGCGGATCGCCGAGGCCGAGCGGCGTGCCGCCGAGGAGATCGCCCGGACGAGCACCACCACATCGCCCCCGACCACGACGACCGCGGCCCCCACGACAACCGCAGCACCGACCACCACGGCGCCGAGCACGGTGGCGGCGGCGCCGGCGACGGGCGCACCCACCGCGGCACAGATGGCGGCGCTCCGACAGTGCGAGGCCAGCGGGAACTATGGCGCGGTCAGCGTCAACGGCCGCTATCGCGGCGCCTACCAGTTCTCCCAGGCCACGTGGGACTGGATCGCCGGCATCAGCGGCTCGCCCCTGGTGGGCATCGATCCTGCGGCAGCGAGTCCCGGCGATCAGGATGCGATGGCGCTCGCCCTGTGGCATCAGCGGGGGTGGTCGCCATGGCCGATCTGTGGCGCCCAGGCCGCAGCCTCCTGA
- the ychF gene encoding redox-regulated ATPase YchF, with the protein MERFGFVGLPNAGKSSLYNALAGGGAHAAPYAFATTDPNVGVAKVPDHRLDQLAVMSASKNVVHAAVQFTDIGGLVEGASHGEGLGNAFLSHIREVDAIVFVLRAFPDSDVPGPSDPLEHLRVVEIELALADLASAEKALDKTSRMLKGDSSLKPTVALLQTCVDHLADGTPLYRADLPAADRAELKEFFFLTNKPVMAVLNIGEDQIGQEDEIAAPVRAELDGAEVVVLSVQLEAEAALMDADERQEMLEALGLGEGAVPRFLTSAYHMLGLRTFLTTGEKESRAWTFRAGSTAPECAGVIHTDFQRGFIRAETIQWDELLAAGSWSAARDVGKVRSEGKDYIAQDGDVMEFRFNV; encoded by the coding sequence ATGGAACGATTCGGATTCGTCGGTCTCCCCAACGCGGGCAAGAGTTCTCTCTACAACGCACTCGCGGGCGGCGGTGCGCACGCCGCGCCCTACGCATTCGCCACGACGGATCCCAACGTCGGCGTCGCCAAGGTGCCCGATCATCGGCTCGACCAGCTCGCGGTCATGAGCGCCAGCAAGAACGTGGTCCACGCCGCCGTGCAGTTCACCGACATCGGCGGTCTCGTCGAAGGGGCGAGCCACGGCGAGGGCCTCGGCAACGCGTTCCTCTCCCACATCCGCGAGGTCGACGCGATCGTCTTCGTCCTGCGCGCCTTCCCCGACAGCGACGTGCCCGGTCCGTCCGATCCGCTCGAGCACCTCCGCGTGGTCGAGATCGAACTCGCGCTCGCCGACCTCGCCAGTGCCGAGAAGGCGCTCGACAAGACCAGCCGGATGCTCAAGGGCGACAGCTCGCTGAAGCCGACCGTCGCGCTCCTGCAGACCTGTGTCGATCATCTCGCCGACGGCACACCTCTCTATCGTGCCGATCTCCCGGCCGCGGATCGGGCGGAGCTCAAGGAGTTCTTCTTCCTCACCAACAAGCCCGTCATGGCGGTGCTCAACATCGGCGAGGACCAGATCGGTCAGGAAGACGAGATCGCCGCGCCGGTACGGGCCGAACTCGACGGTGCCGAAGTCGTGGTGCTCAGCGTCCAGCTCGAGGCCGAGGCGGCGCTGATGGACGCCGACGAGCGCCAGGAGATGCTCGAAGCGCTCGGGCTGGGCGAGGGTGCGGTGCCGCGGTTCCTCACGTCCGCCTACCACATGCTCGGGCTCCGGACCTTCCTCACGACGGGGGAGAAGGAGAGCCGCGCGTGGACCTTCCGCGCCGGTTCGACCGCGCCCGAGTGTGCCGGTGTGATCCACACCGACTTCCAGCGCGGCTTCATCCGCGCCGAGACCATCCAGTGGGACGAACTACTCGCCGCCGGCTCGTGGTCAGCGGCCCGCGACGTCGGCAAGGTCCGGTCCGAAGGCAAGGACTACATCGCCCAGGACGGCGATGTGATGGAGTTCCGCTTCAATGTCTAG
- a CDS encoding TatD family hydrolase, whose product MPWVDQHCHIPPGADGAAQVADARAAGVLRMVTVGTTLEQSRKMIAVARAHDGVWATAGIHPHDATDGIDGLEELLDATEVVAVGECGLDYHYDHSPRDVQADVFRRQIAIAHRRDLPLVIHTRSAWDDTFAILDEEGTPRRTVFHCFTGGAAEGAECLARGALLSFSGIVTFPSGGDLREAAVACPLDRLLVETDSPYLAPVPHRGKPNRPALVPLVGAAVAAAKGCAVDDVETATWETAAEFYGFDEDRT is encoded by the coding sequence ATGCCGTGGGTCGACCAGCACTGTCACATTCCTCCGGGAGCCGACGGTGCGGCGCAAGTCGCCGATGCTCGCGCCGCAGGGGTCCTGCGCATGGTCACGGTCGGCACGACCCTCGAACAGAGTCGGAAGATGATCGCTGTGGCCCGAGCCCACGACGGGGTGTGGGCGACGGCCGGGATCCACCCTCACGACGCCACGGACGGGATCGACGGACTCGAGGAGCTCCTCGACGCGACGGAGGTGGTCGCCGTGGGGGAGTGCGGCCTCGACTACCACTACGACCACTCGCCGCGTGACGTGCAGGCCGACGTCTTCCGCCGTCAGATCGCCATCGCCCACCGTCGCGACCTTCCGCTCGTGATCCACACCCGCAGCGCCTGGGACGACACCTTCGCCATCCTCGATGAGGAGGGCACGCCGCGACGGACCGTGTTCCACTGCTTCACCGGTGGGGCCGCCGAGGGGGCGGAGTGTCTGGCCCGGGGCGCGCTGCTGTCGTTCTCCGGGATCGTCACCTTCCCGAGCGGTGGCGACCTGCGCGAGGCCGCCGTGGCGTGCCCGCTCGATCGGCTGCTGGTCGAGACCGACAGCCCGTATCTCGCCCCGGTGCCCCATCGGGGCAAGCCGAACCGGCCGGCCCTCGTGCCGCTCGTCGGTGCCGCAGTTGCCGCGGCGAAAGGGTGCGCGGTCGACGACGTGGAGACGGCGACGTGGGAAACCGCCGCCGAGTTCTACGGTTTCGACGAGGACCGAACCTGA
- a CDS encoding PHP domain-containing protein yields MEPVAALRRAVHYLDRELAPPQKVRAFQRAIEVVVEVGPGEIAARAAAGTLTDLEGIGKSTAEVIVDALDDNDDGYLARLDERSRIPIGSGRAVLTALRGDCHAHTTWSDGGAPLRAMAETAIGIGHEWMVVTDHSARLTIAHGLDEQRLTRQLDEIEQLNAELAPFRLLTGMEVDIFEDGTLDLADEMLARLDLVVASVHSKLKLPRDEMTRRMVMAIASPHTDVLGHCTNRKLIGRGRPPSEFDAEIVFAACAQFDTAVEINCRPERQDPPEELLELAIEWGCKVAINTDAHATGQLEWQPYGADKAVRCGVPIDDIVNTWTADDVLAWTASHEA; encoded by the coding sequence ATGGAGCCCGTGGCCGCGTTGCGCCGAGCAGTCCACTATCTCGATCGTGAACTCGCGCCCCCGCAGAAGGTGCGGGCGTTCCAGCGGGCGATCGAGGTCGTTGTCGAGGTCGGCCCCGGCGAGATCGCCGCTCGCGCCGCCGCCGGCACGCTCACCGACCTGGAGGGGATCGGAAAGTCCACCGCCGAGGTGATCGTCGACGCGCTCGACGACAACGACGACGGCTACCTGGCCCGCCTCGACGAACGCAGCCGGATCCCGATCGGCAGCGGCCGCGCCGTGCTCACCGCCCTACGGGGCGACTGTCATGCCCACACCACCTGGTCCGACGGCGGCGCGCCGCTCCGGGCCATGGCCGAGACGGCCATCGGGATCGGCCACGAATGGATGGTGGTGACCGACCACTCGGCCCGCCTCACCATCGCCCACGGGCTCGACGAACAACGCCTGACCCGCCAACTCGACGAGATCGAGCAGCTCAACGCGGAGCTGGCGCCGTTCCGTCTGCTCACCGGTATGGAAGTCGACATCTTCGAGGACGGCACCCTCGACCTCGCCGACGAGATGCTGGCCCGCCTCGACCTCGTCGTCGCCAGCGTGCACTCGAAGCTGAAGCTTCCCCGCGACGAGATGACCCGGCGCATGGTCATGGCGATCGCCAGTCCGCACACCGACGTGCTCGGCCACTGCACCAACCGCAAGCTGATCGGCCGGGGCCGCCCGCCGTCGGAGTTCGATGCCGAGATCGTCTTCGCCGCCTGCGCCCAGTTCGACACGGCGGTGGAGATCAACTGCCGCCCCGAACGCCAGGACCCCCCGGAGGAGCTGCTCGAGCTCGCGATCGAATGGGGGTGCAAGGTCGCCATCAACACCGACGCCCACGCGACCGGCCAGCTCGAGTGGCAGCCATACGGCGCCGACAAGGCGGTCCGCTGCGGGGTGCCGATCGA
- the metG gene encoding methionine--tRNA ligase: MATPVLVAVAWPYASGSRHLGHLAGAYLPADVFARHQRRVGNEVLMVSGSDVHGTPITVRADAEGVTPQDIVDRYHNEFVAQWEQIGISWDNYTTTGTANHARVTQEMFLAQLANGHIDKRMSDQFYDPEAERFLPDRYIEGTCPNCGYEEARGDQCDNCGRTIDAIELGNPRSKISGATPELRATEHFYYRYSDFTERLAEWLKAKEGWRPHVVNFALGWTEEEGLHDRAITRDLDWGIELPVDDLGPGKRIYVWYDAVIGYLSAAKEWAVNQGDPERWRHWWENDESRHVYFVGKDNIPFHCLFWPAQLMGAGDLHLPDDVPANQYITFKGGKASASRGVGLTIEEGLRLFQPDGLRYALAANFPEQADTDISIEEIARRINEELVATWGNLVNRVLSMVNKNHGVQPESEGRTAEDEAVLAAVDAALVTAGEQIERVELRSALRTAMDGAQAINAYLNATEPWKLAKSDPERSAVVLATALDAVNGIRIAFTPFLPFSSAVLDAALGEVVGWRRVPVPPGTVIEKPTPIFTKVDLDELLADD, translated from the coding sequence ATGGCCACCCCCGTTCTCGTCGCTGTCGCCTGGCCCTACGCGTCGGGCTCACGTCACCTCGGCCACCTCGCCGGGGCCTATCTCCCGGCCGACGTGTTCGCTCGTCACCAGCGGCGGGTGGGCAACGAGGTGCTGATGGTGTCGGGGTCAGATGTTCACGGCACCCCGATCACGGTGCGAGCCGACGCCGAGGGTGTGACGCCGCAGGACATCGTCGATCGGTACCACAACGAGTTCGTCGCCCAGTGGGAGCAGATCGGCATCTCGTGGGACAACTACACCACCACGGGCACCGCCAATCACGCCCGGGTCACCCAGGAGATGTTCCTCGCCCAACTGGCCAACGGCCACATCGACAAGCGGATGTCCGACCAGTTCTACGACCCGGAGGCCGAGCGATTCCTGCCCGACCGCTACATCGAGGGCACCTGCCCCAACTGCGGCTACGAAGAGGCCCGCGGTGATCAGTGCGACAACTGTGGTCGCACCATCGACGCCATCGAACTGGGCAATCCCCGCTCCAAGATCAGCGGCGCCACCCCGGAACTGCGGGCCACCGAGCACTTCTACTATCGCTACTCCGACTTCACCGAACGACTCGCCGAGTGGCTGAAGGCCAAGGAGGGGTGGCGGCCCCACGTCGTGAACTTCGCGCTCGGGTGGACCGAGGAAGAGGGGCTGCACGACCGGGCGATCACCCGAGATCTCGATTGGGGCATCGAGCTCCCCGTCGACGATCTCGGCCCGGGCAAGCGCATCTATGTCTGGTACGACGCCGTCATCGGATACCTCTCGGCTGCGAAGGAGTGGGCCGTCAACCAGGGCGATCCGGAGCGCTGGCGGCATTGGTGGGAGAACGACGAGTCGCGCCACGTGTATTTCGTCGGCAAGGACAACATCCCGTTCCACTGCCTGTTCTGGCCCGCCCAGCTCATGGGAGCCGGTGACCTGCACCTGCCCGACGACGTGCCGGCCAACCAGTACATCACCTTCAAGGGCGGCAAGGCGTCGGCCAGTCGGGGCGTCGGTCTCACGATCGAAGAGGGTCTGCGTCTGTTCCAGCCCGATGGGCTCCGCTACGCGCTCGCGGCCAACTTCCCTGAACAGGCCGACACCGACATCTCCATCGAGGAGATCGCCCGGCGGATCAACGAGGAGCTGGTCGCCACCTGGGGCAATCTCGTCAACCGGGTGCTGTCGATGGTCAACAAGAACCATGGCGTTCAACCGGAGAGCGAGGGCCGCACCGCCGAAGACGAGGCTGTCCTCGCCGCCGTCGATGCTGCACTCGTGACCGCCGGTGAGCAGATCGAGCGGGTCGAGCTCCGTAGCGCCCTGCGCACCGCCATGGACGGAGCCCAGGCGATCAACGCCTACCTCAACGCCACCGAGCCATGGAAGCTTGCGAAGTCGGATCCAGAACGCTCCGCGGTGGTGCTGGCCACTGCGCTCGATGCCGTCAACGGCATCCGCATTGCGTTCACACCGTTCCTGCCGTTCAGCTCGGCGGTGCTCGACGCTGCCCTGGGCGAGGTCGTGGGCTGGCGACGGGTCCCCGTGCCGCCGGGCACCGTGATCGAGAAGCCGACACCGATCTTCACCAAGGTCGATCTCGACGAACTCCTCGCCGACGACTGA
- the rsmI gene encoding 16S rRNA (cytidine(1402)-2'-O)-methyltransferase, which yields MSGTLVLVATPIGNLGDLAPRAVEELDGAALVCCEDTRRTGRLLAHAGVADARLRRVDDHTERRAAAEVLDLLASGSRVALVSDAGTPGISDPGARLVDAVLDAGFEVSVVPGPVAAIAALVASGLPTDRFVFEGFLPRKGRERGRRLDEIAHERRTVVLYESPNRIGATLVALAEVCGAERRAVVARELTKLHEEFVRGTLAELSEWAVTTPKGEIVLVIEGAPEADEATDDEILAALRTALDTGSSARDAADSVATALGVGRRRAYQLTLGIPGGVTPPS from the coding sequence GTGAGCGGGACGCTCGTCCTCGTCGCGACGCCGATCGGAAATCTCGGTGACCTGGCCCCGCGGGCCGTGGAAGAACTCGACGGCGCCGCCCTCGTCTGCTGTGAGGACACGCGCCGCACCGGTCGCCTGCTCGCCCACGCGGGTGTCGCCGATGCTCGCCTCCGTCGCGTCGACGACCACACCGAGCGGCGCGCCGCCGCGGAGGTGCTCGATCTCCTCGCCTCCGGCTCGCGAGTGGCGCTGGTGTCCGATGCGGGCACGCCCGGCATCTCCGATCCCGGCGCCCGGCTCGTCGATGCCGTGCTCGATGCCGGGTTCGAGGTGTCGGTCGTTCCCGGTCCGGTCGCCGCGATCGCCGCGCTCGTGGCCAGTGGCCTCCCCACGGACCGCTTCGTCTTCGAGGGATTCCTGCCCCGCAAGGGCCGGGAGCGGGGTCGGCGGCTGGACGAGATCGCCCACGAACGACGCACGGTCGTCCTCTACGAATCTCCGAACCGGATCGGCGCGACGCTCGTTGCGCTCGCCGAGGTCTGTGGTGCCGAGCGTCGGGCTGTGGTCGCTCGGGAGTTGACCAAGCTGCACGAGGAGTTCGTCCGGGGCACGCTCGCCGAGCTCTCGGAGTGGGCCGTCACGACCCCCAAGGGCGAGATCGTCCTCGTGATCGAGGGTGCCCCCGAGGCCGACGAGGCGACCGACGACGAGATTCTCGCCGCGCTCCGGACCGCGCTCGACACCGGCAGTTCCGCCCGTGATGCCGCGGATTCCGTGGCCACCGCGCTCGGGGTGGGACGGCGCCGGGCCTACCAGTTGACGCTCGGCATCCCCGGGGGTGTCACACCCCCTTCGTAG
- a CDS encoding DUF192 domain-containing protein — MPWLVAEDRVVASLEVADTRRSRRRGLLGRDGIEGAIMLTPARSVHTVRMRFAIDVAHVDADMVVRSVVTMRPYRLGRWHPRCRHVIEAEAGSLRRWGIEPGVTIDVTS; from the coding sequence ATGCCGTGGCTCGTCGCTGAGGATCGTGTTGTGGCCTCGCTCGAGGTGGCCGACACGCGCCGTTCCCGTCGTCGCGGGCTCCTCGGCCGCGACGGCATCGAGGGGGCGATCATGCTCACGCCGGCTCGCTCGGTGCACACGGTTCGGATGCGGTTCGCGATCGATGTCGCCCACGTCGACGCCGACATGGTCGTGCGCTCGGTCGTGACGATGCGGCCCTACCGGCTGGGCCGTTGGCACCCGAGATGTCGACACGTCATCGAGGCCGAGGCGGGCTCGCTGCGGCGTTGGGGCATCGAGCCCGGCGTGACGATCGACGTCACGTCGTGA
- the rsmA gene encoding 16S rRNA (adenine(1518)-N(6)/adenine(1519)-N(6))-dimethyltransferase RsmA: MTHSPQDLRALMERHGLEARRALGQNFVVDPNTVRRIARLAGVEAGDPVVEIGPGLGSLTLALLERGAEVTAVEMDRDLVPVLREVVEPHGARVIEGDAREVDWDVVLASHRQWTLVANLPYNVATPLVLDLLRDVPRITSMLVMVQREAGERLAASVGDKAIGIPSILVAYHGIAEVVGRVPATVFHPQPKVESVLVRIDRHERPPVSTPLSVIDPILRAAYGQRRKMLRRSLGSLVSDEAFVAAGVDPTARPETLDLGAWARLAAQPR, from the coding sequence GTGACCCACTCTCCGCAGGACCTGCGAGCGCTCATGGAGCGCCACGGCCTCGAGGCCCGGCGGGCGCTCGGCCAGAACTTCGTGGTCGACCCCAACACGGTACGGCGCATCGCCCGGCTGGCCGGTGTCGAGGCCGGCGACCCGGTCGTCGAGATCGGCCCCGGTCTGGGGTCGCTGACCCTTGCACTGCTCGAACGGGGGGCCGAGGTCACCGCCGTCGAGATGGACCGCGACCTGGTTCCCGTACTGCGGGAGGTCGTGGAACCCCACGGTGCGCGGGTGATCGAGGGCGATGCGCGCGAGGTCGACTGGGACGTCGTGCTCGCCTCCCACCGGCAGTGGACCCTCGTCGCCAACCTGCCCTACAACGTCGCCACACCGCTGGTGCTCGACCTGCTCCGCGACGTCCCTCGGATCACGTCGATGCTCGTGATGGTCCAGCGTGAAGCGGGCGAACGCCTGGCCGCGTCCGTGGGCGACAAGGCCATCGGCATCCCGTCGATCCTGGTCGCCTATCACGGCATCGCCGAAGTGGTCGGACGGGTCCCCGCCACCGTGTTCCACCCGCAGCCGAAGGTCGAGTCGGTCCTCGTGCGCATCGACCGCCACGAGAGGCCACCGGTGTCGACCCCGTTGTCGGTCATCGATCCGATCCTGCGTGCCGCCTACGGCCAACGCCGCAAGATGCTCCGCCGATCGCTCGGTTCGCTCGTGTCCGACGAAGCGTTCGTGGCGGCCGGGGTCGACCCGACGGCACGCCCCGAGACACTCGACCTGGGCGCTTGGGCCCGTCTCGCCGCTCAGCCCCGCTGA
- the rmuC gene encoding DNA recombination protein RmuC produces the protein MEPVLVISLVASLFIAAGLGVAVGLHLVRSRQGAQDEAIVRLAAELAARQDSSVEGVVERVVAVAGESFDSRLQTGTAELEHRREAIDLRLTGTQQRIDEQLGNVVASLQAKIEEVDKIVAERVGGMSETMDARVGGMSKTLGHQVTSMGSELQQVRTLVAQLQKERAQQHGQFVESLEAATRQQKVLAETTQHLREALASPQARGQWGERMAEDVLRAAGMREGLNYRKQRTIDGGTKPDFTFLLPDDRQLHMDVKFPVTNYLRYLEAPSDAEALALRDRFLKDVRERIKELSGRGYAATDTTVGYLLLFIPNESVYGFIHENDMTLLDDALGQRVVLCSPTTLFAVLAVIRQAMDTFAVEQATEEILECLAGFGEQWQKFSGQIDKVERHIDTLSRSFADLSGTRRRQLERQLDRIDDVRSRTGVDTDAMVLGSASSPVLRDVTAS, from the coding sequence ATGGAACCTGTGCTCGTGATCTCCCTGGTCGCCTCCCTCTTCATCGCTGCCGGTCTCGGCGTTGCCGTCGGTCTCCACCTCGTTCGCTCCCGACAGGGCGCCCAGGACGAGGCGATCGTGCGGCTCGCCGCCGAGCTGGCGGCCCGCCAGGATTCCAGCGTCGAAGGGGTGGTCGAGCGGGTCGTCGCAGTGGCGGGCGAGAGCTTCGACAGTCGCTTGCAGACGGGCACCGCCGAGCTCGAACACCGGCGGGAGGCGATCGATCTGCGGCTCACCGGCACCCAGCAGCGCATCGACGAGCAGCTCGGCAACGTCGTCGCGTCGTTGCAGGCGAAGATCGAAGAGGTCGACAAGATCGTCGCCGAGCGGGTCGGCGGCATGTCCGAGACGATGGACGCCAGGGTCGGCGGCATGTCGAAGACCCTCGGACATCAGGTCACGTCCATGGGCAGCGAACTCCAGCAGGTCCGGACCCTCGTCGCCCAGCTCCAGAAGGAACGGGCGCAGCAGCACGGGCAGTTCGTCGAGAGCCTCGAGGCCGCGACCCGTCAGCAGAAGGTGCTCGCCGAGACGACCCAGCACCTCCGTGAAGCACTCGCCAGCCCCCAGGCCCGTGGCCAGTGGGGCGAGCGCATGGCCGAAGACGTGCTGCGGGCCGCCGGGATGCGCGAGGGCCTCAACTATCGCAAGCAGCGCACGATCGACGGCGGCACCAAGCCCGACTTCACCTTCCTCCTGCCCGATGACCGCCAGCTCCACATGGACGTCAAGTTCCCGGTCACCAACTATCTGCGGTATCTCGAGGCGCCCAGCGACGCCGAGGCCCTCGCGCTGCGCGATCGCTTCCTGAAAGACGTGCGCGAGCGGATCAAGGAGCTGAGCGGACGCGGCTACGCGGCGACCGACACGACCGTCGGCTATCTGCTGCTGTTCATCCCCAACGAGAGCGTCTACGGGTTCATCCACGAGAACGACATGACGCTTCTCGACGACGCCCTCGGCCAACGCGTCGTACTGTGCTCGCCGACCACGCTGTTCGCCGTGCTCGCGGTCATCCGCCAGGCGATGGACACCTTCGCCGTGGAGCAGGCGACCGAGGAGATCCTCGAATGTCTGGCCGGGTTCGGCGAGCAGTGGCAGAAGTTCTCGGGTCAGATCGACAAGGTCGAGCGCCACATCGACACCCTCAGTCGGAGCTTCGCCGACCTGTCGGGGACCCGTCGTCGCCAACTCGAACGTCAACTCGATCGCATCGACGACGTCCGGTCGCGCACCGGCGTCGACACCGACGCCATGGTCCTCGGATCGGCCTCGAGCCCGGTGCTTCGCGACGTGACGGCGAGCTGA
- a CDS encoding MBL fold metallo-hydrolase: MALGTRPFTRGLHDLGNGNWAWLQPDGGWCWSNAGLIVDGDDALLVDTLIDLPLTRAMLEGFADAAPGATITSLVNTHSNGDHCNGNELLDCEVIASTAAAREMATERPETMAAFMDVAAEMGVTGQFFLHCFSAFQFEGIDRPTPTVTFDGRLVRTVGDTTVEMVEVGPAHTEGDVLVHVPGRSTVFTGDIVFVEGHPILWAGSIPELLGAFDVIEAWNPETIVPGHGPITDLSGLREIREYLRYCHRECRDRFDREMSVADAARDLSLDRWSDWGEPERIVTLVDTCYREFRGGGATTPVMELIGAMAELWADQRG; encoded by the coding sequence ATGGCACTTGGCACCCGCCCGTTCACCCGGGGGCTCCACGATCTCGGCAATGGCAACTGGGCCTGGCTCCAGCCCGACGGTGGCTGGTGTTGGAGCAACGCCGGCCTGATCGTCGACGGCGACGATGCCCTCCTGGTCGACACCCTGATCGACCTTCCCCTGACTCGGGCGATGCTCGAGGGCTTCGCCGATGCCGCTCCCGGTGCGACGATCACGTCGCTGGTGAACACCCACAGCAACGGAGACCACTGCAACGGCAACGAACTCCTCGATTGCGAAGTGATCGCTTCGACTGCCGCGGCGCGGGAGATGGCAACCGAACGGCCGGAGACGATGGCGGCGTTCATGGACGTGGCCGCCGAGATGGGGGTGACCGGCCAGTTCTTTCTCCACTGCTTCAGCGCCTTTCAATTCGAGGGGATCGACCGCCCGACCCCAACCGTCACATTCGACGGTCGGCTCGTACGCACGGTGGGCGACACGACGGTCGAGATGGTCGAAGTGGGCCCTGCCCACACCGAGGGCGATGTGCTCGTCCACGTGCCGGGTCGGTCCACGGTCTTCACCGGCGACATCGTGTTCGTCGAGGGTCATCCCATCCTCTGGGCCGGTTCCATCCCCGAGCTTCTCGGCGCCTTCGACGTGATCGAGGCATGGAACCCCGAGACGATCGTCCCCGGTCACGGACCGATCACCGACCTTTCCGGTCTGCGCGAGATCCGTGAGTACCTCCGGTACTGCCATCGCGAGTGCCGTGACCGGTTCGACCGCGAGATGTCGGTGGCCGACGCGGCCCGCGACCTCTCGCTCGACCGGTGGAGCGACTGGGGCGAGCCCGAGCGGATCGTCACGCTGGTCGACACCTGCTACCGCGAGTTCCGAGGCGGCGGCGCCACGACCCCGGTGATGGAGTTGATCGGCGCGATGGCAGAACTGTGGGCCGATCAGCGGGGCTGA
- a CDS encoding acyl-ACP desaturase translates to MVNPADLPIVEALEATAEALLERHLATTKEWFPHALVPWSQALDYEPDYEWQPDDATIPPAVRSALFVNVLTEDNLPFYFRDIERMFGRDGAWGEWVRRWTAEEGRHGMVLNTYLQATRALDPVELERARMIQVQTGAVPEPPSAAEGLAYVSLQELATRISHFNTGNLLDDPVGRQIMRRVAADENLHFLFYRDALSAIIEIDPSSAVMAMEKQTTDFAMPGLGIPGFNDHAKAIADAGIYDLAIHHDQILQPVIMRDWALESIEGLSAEAEQARERLVKYIGRVGRVGARIAARREERAGEREPAVV, encoded by the coding sequence ATGGTGAATCCTGCTGATCTCCCCATCGTCGAGGCGCTCGAAGCGACCGCCGAGGCCCTCCTCGAACGCCACCTGGCCACCACCAAGGAGTGGTTCCCCCACGCGCTCGTCCCGTGGAGCCAGGCGCTCGACTACGAGCCCGACTACGAGTGGCAGCCCGACGACGCCACGATCCCTCCCGCGGTGCGCAGCGCGCTCTTCGTCAACGTCCTCACCGAGGACAACCTGCCCTTCTACTTCCGCGACATCGAGCGGATGTTCGGTCGCGATGGCGCCTGGGGCGAATGGGTACGCCGCTGGACGGCCGAGGAAGGCCGCCACGGCATGGTGCTCAACACCTACCTGCAGGCGACCCGAGCGCTCGACCCGGTCGAGTTGGAGCGGGCCCGGATGATCCAGGTGCAGACCGGGGCCGTCCCCGAGCCGCCGAGCGCGGCCGAGGGCCTCGCCTACGTGTCGCTGCAGGAACTGGCGACCCGGATCTCGCACTTCAACACCGGCAACCTGCTCGATGATCCCGTCGGCCGACAGATCATGCGGCGGGTCGCCGCCGACGAGAACCTGCACTTCCTGTTCTATCGCGACGCCCTCAGCGCGATCATCGAGATCGACCCGTCGTCGGCGGTCATGGCGATGGAGAAGCAGACGACCGACTTCGCCATGCCGGGTCTGGGCATCCCCGGATTCAACGACCATGCCAAGGCGATCGCCGATGCGGGGATCTACGACCTCGCGATCCACCACGACCAGATCCTCCAGCCGGTGATCATGCGTGACTGGGCACTCGAGTCGATCGAAGGACTCTCCGCCGAGGCCGAGCAGGCGCGTGAGCGACTCGTGAAGTACATCGGCCGTGTCGGTCGGGTCGGGGCGCGGATCGCGGCCCGCCGCGAGGAGCGGGCCGGCGAACGCGAACCCGCGGTGGTCTGA